The proteins below are encoded in one region of Williamsia sp. DF01-3:
- a CDS encoding helix-turn-helix transcriptional regulator translates to MAIKSEGCVPATGGADSSVDAAVALFHSLSDATRLAIVRQLAGGEARVADLVAELGLAQSTVSAHVGCLRDCGLVQGRPQGRQVFYSLSRPELMDLLASAETLLAATGNAVTLCPNYGIASGVVGDE, encoded by the coding sequence ATGGCGATTAAAAGTGAGGGGTGTGTGCCGGCTACAGGAGGCGCGGACTCAAGTGTCGATGCAGCAGTTGCGCTGTTCCATAGTCTCTCGGACGCAACACGTTTGGCTATCGTGCGGCAACTGGCCGGCGGGGAGGCCCGGGTGGCTGACTTGGTGGCCGAGCTCGGTTTGGCGCAGTCGACGGTGTCAGCGCACGTGGGGTGTTTACGTGATTGCGGCCTCGTACAGGGCCGGCCGCAGGGCCGTCAGGTGTTCTATTCACTCTCGCGCCCTGAACTGATGGATCTGCTGGCGTCAGCGGAAACCTTGCTGGCAGCAACGGGTAATGCGGTCACGTTGTGCCCGAATTACGGTATTGCATCTGGGGTGGTCGGCGATGAGTGA